GCTCGGCTATAAATCATCATAAACAACGTGTGGTTGAGAAAGCTCGGCTATAACAAAATAGTTAAAAATCAAGAAAGTCTACATAACTAGATTGAAAACCCCCAGAACGGTATAGTATGTACCTGAAATCCCTCAAACAAGAGCACTTCTCTGCTTCCATTTCCAGGACGAAACGAGCTGGCGGCAATTCGATTAAAGGGACGCAAAGCTATTCACATAAGGCAAACATATCATTTCTCTACAATGATAAGATACCTTACCCATGGCTTTTAATTCTTTTATCCGCCAGTCGTAAGAAAACAGTTCTCCTCCACTTCTAATCACCAGTAAATTGCTTCGAGCAAAAAGTATACTCTGGTTGGAACTCCCATTGAGCAGTCCCTTATCAAGAATAACTTTTTCTGTCTTTTTCCACATCCGGGATCGGCTGGACATTTCCATGGTATTAGAGTAAGCGTTGTTCAATACATTCATCGTCAACGTCTGGGAATTGATACTGACCACACAGAGCTTTCCATCAATTGTTCCCAGAATCCCGTGCATGAAACTATTGCGAACCTGCGATCTATCTTTTGTCACATCAAAACAAAGGAGACTTTTACCTTTCCAGTATACAACACCATTAGCATATACACCAGATCTTGGGTCGATATGCACAGCAGCAAAACAAATTTCCCCAGAAACTTTCCATGAACCTTCTTTGGAAGAATATACCTCAAACTCAGTGGCATCACCAAAGTCAGCAGAAGGAAAGGCACAAACAAGCTTGTAATCAGCCTCAAAGTTAAGAAGGGACGGTTCAAATATGAGCACAATAGCTGGCTGATACCCATGATCAGCGATTGGCTTTGGGAGCTTCTTCCACTGCTGTGTGACAGGATTGCAAATGTAGTAGGGTTTATCCCCAGCTTGACCCTGGCAACAGAGCAGTCCGTTGGATGAGGACCTGATGTCAACTGGTTCGGGCAAAAATCTTAGCAACGGATCTGGAACACCACAGGTTATTGGGTCTGCAAAAATAAATGTTGGTGGTCCTCCGGGTATCTGATGAATGCAACCTGAAACATCATGACATGAAAGCGACTGGTTGTGGGCAAAGAACGGAGTCGATATCTGAAGTTTCCAGTCCCTACAAACACACTTGAACCTTACAAGTGATTTGGCCGGAAGAAATGGAAGAGCATTTTCTCGTACAATGCCCTTGAGATCCAAGTGCAACTTACTGTTCCAGGTCCCCAAAAAATTACCAGGTCTCTTTCCACGATCCATCTGTGGAAATCAATGGGTCATTCTGCTTGATACAGCAAAAAGATAGCAAATTTTCTCGTTATGGCCAAAGAAATACATACTTTATAATTACATTATGACAGTAAAAGAGAACAAGTCCTAAGTCCATCCTAGCACTTATGTACCATTGTGTGTGTGAGGATGTGTGCTGCCCTGCTCTCGAAGACCCAACAAGGCCAAGTTCTAAAATTCGATAAATAAACTTGATATTTTAAATCTCGTTAAACAACTTGAAAACTTCAATGAAAACATTCAGTTACGATCCTATCAACGGAAGTCTTACAATGAAATTTAACAGAGTTCTTCAAGACTCaatatagaaaaaaaatctaTCCAATTCTGGAAATACAAATTAGAATGATAACATAAGCTCAATCACTGAAATCCTTAACATTAAACAACACTGGATCCACACCCTCTGCCAGCCCCAAAAAATTCCATTCCCTTCGACATCAGCCTGTTCAACTAGAAAAACATACTGGAATAAGATTGATTAAAACTGCAGCTTCTACCCTGGATTCTAATTTTTCAAGCCTAATTTTGTTCTTCACCTTCTACCAAAATCAAAtcgaaaataaaatagaaggGAAGAGGGTAGAAAACATGTAAGGCTCGTATTGCCTTACAAAAAACGCATAcggaaaatattaaattatcgagtttttataaaaatttatcgaCGTCTTTCTGCATGAGGCCGTCCTAATTTGTTAATTTATGAATGAAAATCTTCTCTAAAATACTAAATAACCAATTATATCGTTATCATCCTTGACCATCTCCTCCACAATATATATTGATTCATCTCCTTCGTTTAGATCATTTCCTGAAAACCAAAATAATTCAGCACACTCCAAACATTCTTACCATTAAATAGACCTCAAGGCTAACAAGAAAAACTACTATAACAATAAATAATTACTGCATGTACATGCAGAAAGCCAGAATTCCAAAGAAAATATCATAGTAAAGTAAATTCCATCCTGCGGCACCATTGACCATAGGGAAATATTTAGTCTTACAATTCCATTTTTACTGAATCAATTAAATGGAAAAATTTAGTCTTACAATTGAGACTCCAAATTCAAGTAAACAAATCGCAATCAGTACCTTGAATTTATACAAATGAAATATTTAGTCTCACAATTCCGTTTGTTTACTGAAAAAtggaaattattttaaattgctaatattaaaataaaaaactgtcgacaaagaatttaataagtGGGACCagtcaaagaaaataaaaaaaacgtgTATTAAATGTATGCAGAAGGAAATTTCCACTGACAGAATTTTCGTGGAAAGATggaagacgcgttttatacgcgtcttcacacggtcaaggggctctataaatagagcttccccttcattctgaaatcatcccttcttcgagttttctctcatctaataccacaaaatattatagtggaaattcttttcatcttccccgtggtttttaccctaataatttttaagggttttccacgtaaatctcggtgtccagtttattctttattttcaaattttattatctcaaattccgcacgtgagaccaacaagtggtatcagagccttggtttaaaatttcttaaaattctggtatgctctgtggttgcagcctagactgatcttccatatcagaaaagattttttttgagattttttatttaaggctggattattttgtccagtctactaaatttgttgtagacataatggcgggaaggtacgagatagcaaagttcaacggaagcaattttatgctgtggaaaataaagatacaagcagttttaagaaaggagaattgcttggcggctattggagatagaccggtggagattacagatgatggaaagtggaatgagatgaatgacaacgctgttgccaatttacacttggctatagcagacgaagtattgtcaagtatctctgagataaaaacagccaaagttatctgggatactctgacaaagatgtacgaggtcaagtcgctacacaacatgattttcctaaagagaaggctttatactcttcggatggcggaatcttcatcgatgaccgaccatatcaacacacttaatactctatttgcctaactcacttccatggggcataaaataggggaaaatgaacgtgcggagcttttacttcaaagtctaccatattcatatgatcaacttatcatcaacattaccaataatattcttatgggctttctaagattcgacgatgtattaactgcggttctcggagaagaaagccggcgcaagaataaggaagatagatTGGTAACaacgaagcaggcagaggctttaccgatgataagaggaagatttatggaccgtgactccagtgggagccaaagacgaggtagatcaaagtcgagaagtaagaagaaaaatatttactgctttaaatgtggcggtaaagggtacttcaagaaagagtgtacgagtatcgagaagagctctcaaggaaatgtggctactacttcaggcagtggtgaaatattattcagcgaagcagcaactgttgcagaaggcagacccaaattttgtgacacatggattatggattcaggagcgacgtggcacatgacgtctcagagagaatggtttgatcattatgaaccagtctcaggaggatctgtatttatgggaaatgatcatgccttggaaatcgctggggtcggtactatcaaaattaaaatgtttgatggcaccattcgcaccatacaggaggtacgacatgtgaaaggactgacgaaaaatcttttgtccttgggggaattggatgacatcgggtgcaaaactcgtatcgagaatgggatcatgaaaattgtgaaaggcgcgcttgtggttatgaaggcggaaaaggttgctgcaaatctgtatgtacttttgggagaaacacacaaagaggcagaactagctgttgaaTCAAATTGTTCAGTAGAAGAATTGACAgcgttatggcatagaaagctcgggcatatgtcatgtcagaacgggggttgaaaattctctcagaacggaagctgctgccgggacttacaaaagtgtcactacccttttgtgagcattgtgttaccagtaaacaacacagattaaagtttggcacttctactgccaagagcaaaagcatattggagctgattcattcggatgtttggcaagcaccggttgtatccctaggaggagcgagatactttgtctcgttcaatcatgatttctctaggaaatgttgggtgtatccgatcaagaagaaatcagatgttttccagatcttcaaagatttcaaagcgcgggttgaacttgattctgagaagaaaatcaagtgtctgaggactgacaatagaggagaatataccagtgacgaatttgatgcaatttgtcaacatgagggcatcaaaagacaattcacgacggcttacacacctcaacaaaatggagtggcggagcggatgaacagaaccttgttggacagaacaagagctatgttgaggactgcaggtctagaaaagtcattttgggcagaagcagtcaaaaccgcttgttatattatcaatcgttctccttcagtggcgattgatctgaagactccgatggagatgtggactgggaagccgacagattattctcatttgcatacatttgaaagtcatgtgtacgttctgtacaatgagcaagaaagatcgaagttggattcgaaatccagaaaatgtatcttcttggattatgctgatggagtaaaggggtttcgcttgtgggatcctaatgttcacaagcttgtcatcagcagggatgttatcttcgaggaagataagataaagggagacaaaggcacaccgaattcagaaactactatatttcaggtgaaaaataagacggacgaaggtcaagtttcttgtgaagcagtaccagagcacgaagaacaagaacatgttgagtctgaagtttccaatgtgaggcagtcaactcgaaaCAGAAGACcgccaggttggctttcagattatgtcactgaaagcaatattgcatattgtctattatcagaggatggtgagccatcgagtttccacgaagctactcaaagctcggatgtatccttgtggatgatagcaatgcaagaagaattggaagcattagacaggaatcaaacttgggatcttgttacactaccacgaggaaggaaaaccattggaaacagatgggtctataagatcaagcgtgatggcaataaccaagtggagcggtatcgtgctagattggtcgtaaaaggatatgctcagaaagaaggcattgacttcaatgagatattttctcctgtggttcggcttacaacagtcagagtagtgttggcattgtgtgcgttgtttgacctacatctagaacagctagatgtgaaaacggcgtttcttcatggagatcttgaagaagaaatctatatgctccagccagaaggttttgtggaaaaaggcaaagagaacttggtttgcaggttgaacaaatctatgtacggtctcaaacaagcgccaaggtgttggtacaagagatttgattcatatatcatgagccttggatacaacagactgagtgcaaacccttgtacgtatttcaagaggtctggtgatgattatatcattttgctgttgtatgtggacgacatgttggtagcaggccccaacaaagatcaggtccaaggattgaaggcacagttggcaagggaatttgatatgaaggacttgggaccagcaaacaagaatctatggatgcaagttcaccgagacagaagtaacagaaagatttggcgttctcagaaaaattatttgaaaaaagtcttgcaacggttcaacatgcaagatagtaagctaatttcgacccctctttctgttaacttcaagttatcctccgagatgtgtcctagcagtgaagcagagaggattgagatgtctcgagtaccatatgcatcagcagtgggaagtttgatgttcgctatgatctgtacaagaccagacaatgctcaagcagtgggagcagttagtcggtatatggcgaatcctggacgagagcattggagcactgttaagaggatccttagatacattaagggtacctcgaatgctgcattatgttatagaggatcggattttacactcaggggctatgttgattcagattatgctggtgatcctgataagaggaaatctactactggttatgtgtttacacttgcaggaggaacagtaagctgggtttcaaaactgcagacagttgtggcgttatctacaacagagtCAGAATACATGGCAActactcaaggttgcaaggaggcaatatggattaaaaggttattggaggagatcgggcacaaacaagaaaattttctttgttttgcgacagtcagagtgccttgcacatcgcaaggaatccagcctttcattccaggacaaaacacattggagtacaatttcactttgtgcgaaaagtagtagaagaaagaagcgtgaatatgcagaagatccatacgaaggataacatagctgattttttgaccaagccagtgaacactgataagtttgagtggtgtagatcctcaagtggcctagcagaaacgtaagcagcggggaatgacaagattgaaaggatgtgtggagatgtgtttgattctcaatcaaatctccaagtgggataAATGTCGACAAAGAATTTAATAGGTGGGACCagtcaaagaaaataaaaaaaacgtgTATTAAATGTATGCAGAAGGAAATTTCCACatacgcgtcttcacacggtcaaggggctctataaatagagctctcccttcattctgaaatcatcccttcttcgagttttatctcatctaatagcatttgagtgcttagttcaataatatttgtgaggtgttttgttctcctgtattaagagagtgtgttctctttggaaacaaagtgagtgagttgtacaccacaaaatattatagtggaaattcttttcatcttgcccgtgtgttttaccctaataatttttaggggttttccacgtacaTCTCgatgtccagtttattctttattttcaaattttattatttcaaattccgcaagtgggaccaacaaaaACCACACGGAAAATCTTTAAATATGTAAGTATTAAGATTCAAAATCAACGAATAAGTTACTGAATCAATCCAAcgattttattttgaaagatatggtttaattaacaaaatttatCACACAAAAAATTCGGCTTTAAAAATCTATTTCTTTTTCCAACTTCGTGAAACCCTATAACTGCACTTAAATTAAATTGTGAAAATTTTAGATATGAGGATATCAATTTCATACTATTTTTCAACATGGTTGAATTTGACTCTATATTAAAACTTCATAAAAAAAACCCACAAACAAATTGGGATCGAAACAGTTCAAGATAAAATCTATCGTAAATTTCCAGATTCATTTTCAACATCACAATATTTATTACCTACTGCTAATAACTTCTTACACTCCAAAGTAGATCTAAATAATAGTGTTCTTAGTTATACCTCAAAGCTGAAACACGAATAGCATGATTTGCCCGAGAATAAACGTGATCAAAAATGGTTTTCCCCGTGCTGATTTTCTGTAGAATCCCAAGTATGTAATTTTGAGGGCAACTACCGGGAAGGGATAGAGAGTTTGGGCTTTAGTTTTAGGCGAGATTTATTTTCCAAGACATGAAGAGTTTTGGGAAAGCTGAATATTCTTCTAAATATGGGAAcctgatattattatatatacataattatcTTATCTAATAAATATAGAAATATTATCAAAGTCTATTGTCCAATCTTTATCCGTGagatatattaatcatatatatatatatatattttttcaataaaaagtaatatttttagcaaaacAAACCACGGAATCATTGAAAACGTAAATCGTTGTCTGAACATATCATCAATGAACAAAATGAAAGATAAAGCAAAGTTTCGAGAAAAAAAATGCGTACATATTTTGATTGCGGCAGGTTTCCGAGGCAGTAGAGTCAAGCTCcgatttttataattatcgtggtattttgtttgattttgtCCTTCATACTGTCTGTACGGGATCAAGATCATGacatatatcattttttgaCACATGACATGATTCTGCTCAGTATTGAGATTTTGTGGTGGATCAAGATTATAACATATGTCAAAAAATTACACTTATCATTATCATGATTAGTGCAGATACCTGAGAACGATCGAGTTATAATGGGTCCAATTATTTTCATGTAAAGTTTCAATTTGATATTTCCTTGGTACttggtttttcaaataaataattatagaaaaactatcataaaaattatttacagAAATGTATCGTGAGGGGGGTTTATTGATATGTAAATATGGACTTGGTGTCTGACTGACCCAAACGGCCTTAAAAAGACAGAGTTGAGATATCTATTTTTATCTATTGAGAATCtttataataaaaacaaaaaaattagtctattttttgatttttcaattttgcctttatttatatcacaattatatttattttttttaatttcaaaaaatattttttttatttttttaaattctaactatataaataacattttagtatttcgataatttgtcaaatttcaccgTGCTTGTGCCAAGTAATagtgtacattatgtttgtttactttctcacacatattaaaaaataattattttttcacaTTTTACGAATCCACCTATTTAAAGTCAACCCGAGTGAACCAACGATTTAAGCTCGCCCTGCAGCAGATAACTATGGCGGATGTGGTATGCAATCCAAAGCCGTCCAATAGAGCTATGCAGTCGCCATTTGTTGGCGCCTTCAGTACCTTTCATCATCTGCAATTGCTTGGAACTCGCACAAAATCCTCTTCCTCGCGTCGTAGGTACAGTTCATATCCCTGTCTTTCGTGCAATTACAATGACCAGAGTAGTATTTGGAGTGAGGATTTATGGACTCGGCTGAGACCTCGTGGGGAATTTAAGGTTGGTTGCAAAAGGGAGAAGGTGAACACAAAGGGGAAGGAGAATGTGTGGAGTGTCGATAATGAGATGGCAAAAGTTGAGAAAGGAAAGGAGAGGTTAAGGAGGAGGAAAAGTAAAGAGGGGAAGAGGGTGAGGAATGTGAATAGGAAAGGTGATAGAGTTATGGTGTCTGCTTCTATGTTAATGGAAGTAGAAACAATTTTGCAAACACAGGTAATATCCGGTGATGCTTTGAAGAGTCTTGTTCTTTCATTTTACCAATCtggaaattttcttttttatgctATGCGGTGATGTTATTTCAATTGGGTGATGTATCTGATTTTTCAACTTCAAATAGTCTTTTCCTTGTGCTGTCAGTTGGACCATGGATATTATAATTTTCGAATTGTGTGGTATTATGCCCTTATTTATCCTATGAGACATCGCAAAATGATTATGAAAAGTAAAGTTTGGGTCACTATGGGAGATATGATATTTAACAATTACAGTATTAGGTTATTGTGCATATTAAAATTCTATTAGCTTTGAGTAAATTGGTAACTGCAATCCTATCGTAATCAAAGAgaagttatttatttatcgtTTTGTAGATTAGCCTCTAGTCATTGTTCAATGGT
This window of the Primulina huaijiensis isolate GDHJ02 chromosome 3, ASM1229523v2, whole genome shotgun sequence genome carries:
- the LOC140974286 gene encoding F-box protein At5g49610-like, whose product is MDRGKRPGNFLGTWNSKLHLDLKGIVRENALPFLPAKSLVRFKCVCRDWKLQISTPFFAHNQSLSCHDVSGCIHQIPGGPPTFIFADPITCGVPDPLLRFLPEPVDIRSSSNGLLCCQGQAGDKPYYICNPVTQQWKKLPKPIADHGYQPAIVLIFEPSLLNFEADYKLVCAFPSADFGDATEFEVYSSKEGSWKVSGEICFAAVHIDPRSGVYANGVVYWKGKSLLCFDVTKDRSQVRNSFMHGILGTIDGKLCVVSINSQTLTMNVLNNAYSNTMEMSSRSRMWKKTEKVILDKGLLNGSSNQSILFARSNLLVIRSGGELFSYDWRIKELKAMGKVSYHCREMICLPYVNSFASL